In a genomic window of Maricaulis maris MCS10:
- the ccmD gene encoding heme exporter protein CcmD encodes MSEFLEMGGYAAFVWPTWAASVLALAGLVAHALIERRQAREALRRLERDEA; translated from the coding sequence ATGAGCGAGTTTCTGGAAATGGGCGGCTATGCGGCCTTCGTCTGGCCGACTTGGGCGGCGTCTGTCCTGGCCCTGGCAGGGCTGGTCGCTCACGCTCTCATCGAGCGGCGGCAGGCGCGTGAAGCCTTGCGTCGGCTGGAACGGGATGAAGCTTGA
- the ccmC gene encoding heme ABC transporter permease CcmC — translation MLSYFSNPQRFDQLARALIPVFGVLAVLLLAVGVWLALLGSPPDYQQGETIRIMYVHVPAAYMAMALYAALAVASFVYFVWRHALADTAAEIIAPIGAVFTVLALFTGSLWGKPMWGTWWEWDARMTSVLVLLLVYLGYMALRAALEDTQQAARTGAVLAMAGIVNLVIVKFSVDWWSSLHQPASIIRLDGPTIHASQLWPLLVMILAYTCFAGWLVLYRLRSQAIRRRVRTLQRQREQAARAREEVVS, via the coding sequence ATGCTGTCCTACTTCTCCAATCCGCAACGCTTCGACCAGCTCGCCCGGGCCCTGATCCCGGTGTTCGGTGTCCTGGCCGTGCTGTTGTTGGCTGTTGGTGTCTGGCTGGCCTTGCTCGGCTCGCCACCCGACTACCAGCAGGGTGAAACGATCCGGATCATGTATGTGCATGTGCCGGCGGCCTATATGGCAATGGCGCTCTATGCGGCGCTGGCGGTGGCCAGTTTTGTCTATTTCGTCTGGCGCCACGCGTTGGCCGACACGGCAGCCGAGATCATCGCGCCGATCGGTGCGGTGTTCACTGTGCTCGCCCTGTTCACCGGCTCGCTCTGGGGCAAGCCGATGTGGGGGACCTGGTGGGAATGGGATGCACGGATGACCTCGGTGCTCGTGCTGCTGCTGGTCTATCTGGGCTATATGGCGCTGCGGGCGGCACTCGAGGATACCCAGCAGGCCGCGCGCACCGGTGCTGTCCTGGCGATGGCGGGGATCGTCAATCTGGTCATCGTGAAATTCTCGGTCGACTGGTGGTCGAGCCTTCACCAGCCCGCCTCGATCATCCGCCTTGACGGCCCAACCATCCACGCCAGCCAGCTCTGGCCGCTCCTGGTCATGATCCTGGCCTATACCTGCTTTGCCGGCTGGCTGGTGCTCTACCGTCTGCGCAGCCAGGCGATCCGGCGGCGCGTGCGCACCTTGCAGCGCCAGCGTGAGCAAGCCGCCCGGGCGCGAGAAGAGGTTGTGTCATGA
- the mtaB gene encoding tRNA (N(6)-L-threonylcarbamoyladenosine(37)-C(2))-methylthiotransferase MtaB, which produces MSTHDDNPAASGADTPPTRPVDAEAALEILTFGCRLNAWESEVMRKHARDQGLTNTILVNTCAVTNEAVRQARQNIRRARRDNPDAQIIVTGCAAQVDPDMFGRMPEVNRVIGNDDKLKAETFKPADLLGGTEKVRVNDIMSVTETAGHLVEGMEGRARAYVQVQNGCDHRCTFCIIPYGRGNSRSVGAGEVVDQIKTLVDSGHSEVVLTGVDLTSWGEDLPGKPPLGRLVQSILKHVPDLPRLRLSSIDAIEIDEALFEAVTGETRIAPYLHLSLQAGDDMILKRMKRRHLRDDAIALCERLKSARPEIAFGADMIAGFPTETDAMFENSIRLVDECRLAYLHVFPYSPRPGTPAARMPQLERAVIKDRANRLRAKADEALSRHLDGMIGLERAALVEKPGFARAGNFAGIRIEEAEFPRAGALVDIAISGHDGRELQGVITG; this is translated from the coding sequence ATGAGCACGCATGATGACAATCCGGCCGCTTCCGGTGCCGACACGCCGCCGACCCGGCCTGTCGACGCAGAAGCCGCGCTCGAAATCCTGACCTTCGGCTGCCGGCTGAATGCCTGGGAGAGCGAGGTCATGCGCAAGCATGCCCGCGATCAGGGCCTGACCAATACCATTCTTGTGAACACCTGTGCGGTCACCAATGAGGCTGTCCGCCAGGCCCGCCAGAACATCCGCCGCGCCCGCCGCGACAATCCGGACGCCCAGATCATCGTCACCGGCTGCGCGGCCCAGGTCGATCCGGACATGTTCGGCAGGATGCCGGAAGTAAACCGGGTGATCGGCAATGACGACAAGCTGAAAGCGGAAACGTTCAAACCCGCCGATCTCTTGGGCGGCACCGAAAAGGTGCGCGTCAACGACATCATGAGCGTGACCGAGACCGCCGGTCATCTGGTCGAGGGCATGGAGGGGCGCGCCCGGGCCTATGTCCAGGTCCAGAATGGCTGTGACCATCGCTGCACCTTCTGCATCATCCCCTATGGCCGCGGCAATTCGCGCTCGGTGGGCGCTGGCGAGGTGGTCGATCAGATCAAGACTCTGGTCGATAGCGGCCACAGCGAGGTCGTGCTGACCGGGGTCGATCTGACCTCCTGGGGCGAGGACCTGCCAGGCAAGCCGCCACTGGGGCGTCTGGTCCAGTCCATCCTGAAACATGTTCCGGACCTGCCGCGACTGCGCCTGTCCTCGATCGACGCGATTGAAATCGATGAGGCGCTGTTCGAAGCGGTGACGGGTGAGACGCGGATCGCGCCCTATCTGCACCTGTCGCTGCAGGCCGGCGACGACATGATCCTCAAGCGCATGAAGCGGCGTCATCTGCGCGATGACGCGATTGCCCTGTGCGAGCGGTTGAAGTCGGCCCGACCCGAAATCGCCTTCGGCGCCGACATGATCGCGGGCTTCCCGACCGAGACCGATGCCATGTTCGAAAACTCGATCCGCCTGGTCGACGAGTGCCGGCTCGCCTATCTGCACGTCTTCCCCTATTCGCCGCGTCCCGGGACACCAGCAGCGCGCATGCCGCAGCTCGAGCGCGCGGTGATCAAGGATCGCGCCAACCGGCTCCGCGCCAAGGCCGACGAGGCTCTCAGCCGGCACCTCGACGGGATGATCGGGTTGGAGAGGGCCGCTCTGGTTGAAAAGCCGGGCTTTGCCCGCGCCGGAAACTTTGCCGGCATCCGCATCGAAGAAGCCGAATTCCCGCGGGCCGGTGCGCTTGTCGATATCGCAATATCGGGGCATGACGGGCGTGAATTACAGGGGGTCATCACCGGATGA
- a CDS encoding MarR family winged helix-turn-helix transcriptional regulator, with protein MAHDKHDTKEFHLSESPGHLLHRAQQFAAERFTKAMAGAKLTQRQFAVLHATAEEEGLTQTQLVKSTGIDRSTLAELVARMVKNGLLEREKLPDDARANAVKLTDDGRALLEAATLGAKEADKAILSALPKNKRASFLETLRRIAETLEKGEEAAKQAKIKVKEKKKKAKKKAKEKAKAKAKKAARKSKKVSADAAPKTGT; from the coding sequence ATGGCGCACGACAAGCACGACACCAAGGAATTCCATCTCTCGGAGTCACCCGGCCATCTGCTCCACAGGGCCCAGCAGTTCGCGGCAGAACGATTCACCAAGGCGATGGCGGGAGCCAAGCTGACCCAGCGTCAGTTCGCCGTCCTGCATGCGACCGCCGAAGAAGAAGGCCTGACCCAGACCCAGCTGGTCAAATCGACCGGGATCGACCGCTCCACCCTCGCCGAGCTGGTCGCCCGAATGGTCAAGAATGGCCTGCTCGAACGGGAAAAGCTTCCCGACGATGCCCGCGCCAATGCAGTCAAGCTGACCGATGACGGACGGGCGCTGCTTGAAGCGGCGACGCTCGGCGCGAAGGAGGCTGACAAGGCAATCCTGTCGGCCCTCCCGAAAAACAAGCGCGCGAGTTTCCTGGAGACCCTGCGCCGGATAGCGGAGACGCTCGAAAAGGGCGAGGAGGCAGCCAAACAGGCCAAGATCAAGGTCAAAGAGAAAAAGAAGAAGGCCAAGAAGAAGGCCAAGGAAAAAGCCAAGGCAAAGGCCAAGAAAGCAGCTCGAAAATCGAAGAAGGTTTCGGCTGACGCAGCGCCGAAAACCGGCACCTAG
- a CDS encoding DUF885 domain-containing protein, whose amino-acid sequence MLFHRSAGLLAGASLLALSLAVPPASIAASMPLLAKTAVQADDVSASAAFNALIEDFEAFEHENSPGARARDGDLEAAGQWYDVSEASLDAQATAEANFLQRLEAIDAAALDDNERISHAVLDYILRFRVELAPFDEARRPFNNDSGFFSAPSYASASTRLRTIDRADAWVTRINAIPGFFDANIEWMRRGLADGFTQPRLIAELAASQVEALSDPDTLHGLLIAPIEGMPENLPADELARVRDEAETAIRDSAIPAYENLLAFLRDEYIPQTRESLGVSEVPEGRQYYQTLVRYHTTLDTSPEEVHQRGLNEVARIRGEMDEVIERSGFEGSFAEFLNFLRTDPQFYAETPEELLMHAAWISKRADDAMPRFFGHLPRLPYGVRPVPDTMAPTYTTGRYWPGDIDNGVAGGYMVNTYDLTQRPLYTLPALTVHEAVPGHHHQISIAAELEDVPDFRRNSYITAFGEGWGLYTETLATDMGLYTTPYEEFGRLTYEMWRACRLVVDTGIHYMGWTQDQAEACLLENSALAPHNVRTEVQRYISWAGQALAYKSGELLMRDLRARAEARLGTDFDIRAFHDHLLADGAMPLSALEAKMVDWIEEQAAAVTEQSE is encoded by the coding sequence ATGCTTTTTCATCGTTCTGCCGGTTTGCTAGCCGGTGCTTCACTGCTCGCGCTGAGCCTGGCTGTTCCGCCCGCGTCCATAGCCGCGTCGATGCCATTGCTCGCCAAGACCGCTGTCCAGGCCGACGACGTTTCAGCCAGCGCCGCATTCAACGCCCTGATCGAGGACTTCGAAGCCTTCGAACATGAAAACAGCCCCGGCGCCCGCGCCCGCGACGGTGATCTGGAAGCGGCCGGACAATGGTATGATGTCAGCGAAGCGTCGCTGGACGCACAGGCAACAGCGGAAGCGAACTTCCTGCAACGCCTTGAGGCCATCGATGCGGCGGCACTCGACGACAATGAACGGATTTCCCACGCCGTTCTTGATTACATCCTGCGCTTCCGTGTTGAACTGGCACCGTTCGACGAAGCCCGTCGTCCCTTCAACAATGACAGCGGATTTTTCTCCGCCCCGTCCTACGCGTCGGCCTCCACTCGTTTGCGCACCATTGATCGCGCCGATGCCTGGGTGACACGCATCAACGCCATCCCCGGCTTTTTCGATGCCAATATCGAGTGGATGCGCCGGGGTCTCGCCGATGGGTTCACGCAGCCCCGCCTGATCGCTGAACTGGCGGCCTCCCAGGTGGAGGCGCTGAGCGATCCCGACACGCTGCACGGTCTGCTGATCGCCCCGATCGAGGGCATGCCCGAAAACCTTCCCGCCGACGAGCTTGCCCGTGTGCGCGACGAGGCCGAAACCGCTATTCGGGACTCCGCCATCCCGGCCTATGAAAACCTGCTGGCCTTCTTGCGCGACGAATACATCCCGCAGACCCGCGAGAGTCTGGGGGTTTCCGAAGTTCCCGAGGGTCGTCAGTACTACCAGACCCTGGTGCGCTATCACACGACCCTGGATACCTCGCCCGAGGAAGTCCATCAGCGCGGTCTCAATGAAGTCGCCCGCATTCGTGGCGAGATGGATGAGGTGATCGAGCGGTCCGGTTTCGAAGGGAGCTTCGCGGAGTTTCTCAACTTCCTGCGTACCGACCCGCAATTCTATGCCGAGACGCCGGAAGAGCTGCTGATGCACGCCGCCTGGATTTCCAAGCGCGCTGATGACGCCATGCCGCGTTTCTTCGGGCATCTGCCGCGCCTTCCCTATGGCGTCCGGCCGGTTCCAGACACCATGGCGCCGACCTACACCACGGGCCGCTACTGGCCGGGCGATATCGATAACGGCGTGGCCGGCGGCTATATGGTCAACACTTATGACCTGACCCAGCGCCCGCTCTACACGCTGCCGGCACTCACCGTGCACGAAGCAGTGCCGGGCCACCACCACCAGATTTCCATTGCCGCCGAGCTGGAGGACGTCCCCGATTTCCGCCGCAACAGCTACATCACCGCCTTCGGTGAAGGCTGGGGCCTCTATACCGAGACCCTTGCGACCGACATGGGCCTGTACACCACGCCCTACGAGGAATTCGGGCGGCTGACCTATGAAATGTGGCGCGCCTGCCGTCTCGTCGTCGATACAGGCATCCACTACATGGGCTGGACCCAGGACCAGGCCGAAGCCTGCCTGTTGGAGAACTCGGCCCTCGCCCCGCACAATGTCCGCACCGAAGTTCAGCGCTACATTTCCTGGGCTGGTCAGGCCCTGGCCTACAAGTCGGGCGAATTGTTGATGCGCGACCTGCGGGCTCGCGCAGAAGCTCGTCTGGGCACTGATTTCGACATCCGCGCCTTCCACGACCATCTGTTGGCGGACGGCGCCATGCCGCTCTCGGCCCTGGAGGCCAAAATGGTCGACTGGATCGAGGAACAGGCCGCAGCTGTGACGGAGCAATCGGAATGA
- a CDS encoding EamA family transporter: MDNTLALATLAMLGSALAHAVMTLLTKKATDKLVFRGLTQGFLAVLILPWLLFQPIPPWEVWRFLLTGAVVIWAFNMLLVAAFNEGEMNLAYPVMRGAAPALAALAAFVFLGETVSLGQLAGLGVATAALIGFAWPERDGKPKLKLILLALAAASMTASYTVIDAAGVRVSGQLFIYLGWFFVLSGVTILPTAIFRRGTSFLSIARQETRPALMCMGFNLATYGLALYAYANAPVAPMAALRELSIVLGALLAALVLKEPFGGRRILLAICLAAGLVLLQVM; the protein is encoded by the coding sequence TTGGACAACACGCTCGCCCTCGCCACCCTGGCCATGTTGGGCTCGGCACTGGCCCATGCGGTCATGACCCTGCTGACCAAGAAGGCGACCGACAAGCTCGTCTTTCGTGGCCTGACCCAGGGCTTCCTGGCTGTTCTCATTCTGCCCTGGCTCCTGTTCCAGCCCATTCCTCCGTGGGAAGTCTGGCGTTTCCTGCTCACCGGCGCAGTGGTGATCTGGGCCTTCAACATGCTGTTGGTCGCGGCTTTCAACGAGGGGGAGATGAATCTCGCCTATCCGGTCATGCGCGGCGCAGCGCCGGCGCTGGCGGCGTTGGCTGCATTCGTGTTTCTCGGCGAGACGGTTTCGCTCGGACAGTTGGCCGGGCTCGGCGTTGCGACAGCGGCGCTGATCGGCTTTGCCTGGCCCGAACGTGACGGCAAACCCAAGCTGAAACTGATCCTTCTGGCCCTCGCCGCAGCCAGCATGACGGCCAGCTATACCGTGATCGATGCGGCCGGTGTGCGGGTTTCAGGTCAGCTTTTCATCTATCTGGGCTGGTTCTTCGTCCTGTCCGGCGTGACCATCCTGCCGACGGCGATCTTTCGGCGCGGCACAAGCTTCCTGTCCATCGCTCGGCAGGAAACCCGACCGGCCCTGATGTGCATGGGTTTCAACCTCGCCACCTACGGGCTGGCCCTTTATGCCTACGCCAATGCCCCGGTCGCGCCCATGGCCGCCCTGCGTGAGCTTTCCATCGTATTGGGAGCCCTGCTCGCCGCGCTCGTGCTGAAGGAACCCTTCGGCGGACGGCGCATCCTGCTTGCAATCTGCCTTGCTGCCGGGCTCGTATTGCTTCAGGTGATGTAA
- a CDS encoding septation protein IspZ has product MLTLAQTQKTSEQGSRLLIDAGPIGVWIVVYNVARMFAADQAIYIGTGAYMVAATIALAMSIRIERRIPPMLVFTTVIVLFFGALGIFLQDPVFIYAKPTIINLFLSYLVLVSLALGHNIWKVFFGHIFELTDRAWTLLAIRWALWFQFLAGLNEVMWRHITDSVVPESARWFAGLELSEAFWSNAKLGVMVLSVLFAASQMPLILKNQPKTPAEPDA; this is encoded by the coding sequence GTGCTGACCTTGGCCCAGACCCAGAAAACGTCCGAGCAGGGCTCGCGCCTCCTCATCGATGCCGGCCCCATCGGGGTCTGGATCGTCGTCTACAATGTCGCGCGCATGTTCGCCGCTGACCAGGCGATCTATATCGGCACCGGCGCCTATATGGTCGCCGCAACCATCGCCTTGGCAATGTCGATCCGGATCGAACGACGCATTCCGCCGATGCTGGTCTTCACCACCGTCATCGTATTGTTCTTCGGGGCGCTGGGAATATTCCTGCAAGACCCGGTCTTCATCTACGCCAAACCCACCATCATCAATCTGTTCCTGTCCTATCTCGTTCTGGTCAGCCTGGCGCTGGGCCACAATATCTGGAAGGTGTTCTTCGGGCATATCTTCGAACTGACGGATCGCGCCTGGACCCTTCTCGCCATCCGATGGGCCCTCTGGTTCCAATTCCTCGCCGGCCTCAATGAGGTCATGTGGCGTCACATCACTGACAGCGTGGTGCCCGAAAGCGCGCGCTGGTTCGCCGGGCTGGAATTGAGCGAGGCCTTTTGGTCAAACGCCAAGCTTGGCGTGATGGTGCTGTCGGTCTTGTTCGCCGCATCGCAAATGCCGCTGATCCTCAAGAACCAGCCGAAAACCCCAGCAGAACCCGACGCCTGA
- a CDS encoding redoxin family protein, producing MQTIRIAAWLALIGLVAALGWRFWDDRSAPVPIPMPALTTTPLEGRESFDAALVDGVWLLNVWGSWCAPCHAEHPVLMALRSEGIAIYGLNWRDTPEAANQFLDVLGDPFVGVMQDDNNQSVRALGIEGAPETLVIANGEILARWPGPLTPDALRQVIYPALDRALRN from the coding sequence ATGCAGACGATCCGGATTGCGGCATGGTTGGCCTTGATCGGACTGGTTGCGGCGCTTGGCTGGCGCTTCTGGGATGATCGCAGCGCTCCGGTGCCAATCCCGATGCCGGCGCTCACCACGACCCCGCTGGAGGGGCGCGAAAGCTTCGATGCCGCTTTGGTTGACGGCGTCTGGTTGCTCAATGTCTGGGGCAGCTGGTGCGCGCCTTGCCATGCCGAGCATCCGGTGCTGATGGCCTTGCGCAGCGAGGGTATCGCGATCTACGGGCTGAACTGGCGGGATACGCCGGAGGCTGCCAATCAGTTTCTTGATGTGCTGGGAGACCCGTTTGTGGGCGTCATGCAGGATGACAACAACCAGTCTGTGCGAGCCCTCGGCATTGAGGGCGCGCCTGAGACCCTTGTCATTGCAAATGGCGAGATTCTGGCCCGCTGGCCCGGCCCACTGACACCGGATGCCCTGCGGCAGGTCATCTATCCGGCGCTGGATCGAGCGCTGCGGAACTAG
- the ccmA gene encoding heme ABC exporter ATP-binding protein CcmA, producing the protein MTEKFPDLPDLQPETLRVSGLSLSRGDITLVRDFSLDLAPGQAMLMSGPNGTGKTTLLRAVAGFVRPDAGRVVFGEGPKADSASELVAWLGHADGLKPVETPRQSLRFWAKMNDQGRDPILPLMRAMAIESLIDRPASRLSRGQQRRCALVRVALANRPIWLLDEPAGPLDGGGRARLAALVDWHRSRGGSVIAATHQSLDWPDAKRIDLGAHR; encoded by the coding sequence ATGACCGAGAAATTCCCCGACCTGCCCGATCTGCAGCCCGAGACGCTTCGTGTTTCCGGTCTGTCGCTGAGCCGCGGCGACATCACGCTGGTCCGCGATTTCAGCCTCGATCTGGCCCCGGGCCAGGCGATGCTGATGAGTGGCCCCAACGGGACTGGCAAGACAACCCTGCTGCGCGCGGTCGCCGGATTTGTCCGCCCTGATGCGGGACGTGTTGTTTTCGGTGAGGGCCCAAAGGCTGACAGTGCCTCCGAGCTTGTTGCCTGGTTGGGTCATGCGGATGGCCTCAAACCTGTCGAGACGCCGAGACAGAGTTTGCGCTTCTGGGCGAAGATGAATGATCAGGGCCGCGATCCTATCCTGCCCTTGATGCGCGCGATGGCCATTGAGAGCCTGATCGACCGACCGGCCAGCCGCCTGTCGCGGGGCCAACAGCGCCGTTGTGCGCTGGTCAGGGTTGCGCTGGCCAACCGGCCGATCTGGTTGCTTGACGAGCCCGCCGGTCCGCTCGATGGCGGTGGACGAGCGCGCCTGGCAGCGCTTGTGGACTGGCATCGTTCCCGCGGCGGAAGTGTGATCGCAGCGACGCATCAGTCCCTGGATTGGCCGGACGCCAAACGAATCGACCTCGGGGCGCACAGATGA
- the ftsY gene encoding signal recognition particle-docking protein FtsY produces the protein MSEKKPGFFSRLAQGLKRSSSKLGDSVSAIFTKRKLDREALEELEDVLIAADLGAAAAMQVTERLAKDRFDKEVSDEEVREALAEVVAETLTPLEQGLDLSGARPQVVLFVGVNGSGKTTTLGKIAVKLKREGRNPILAAGDTFRAAAIEQVSVWGERAKSPVIKREIGADAAGLAFDAIDQADRDGHDVVLIDTAGRLQNKAELMDELRKVVRVIKKRMPDAPHHVVLVLDGTVGSNAVSQAQAFLEASEVTGVVMTKLDGTAKGGALVQVAEKFQLPIHYIGIGEGEEDLQPFSARDFSRALAGLES, from the coding sequence ATGAGCGAGAAGAAGCCCGGTTTCTTCTCCCGACTGGCACAGGGGCTCAAACGCTCCTCGTCCAAGCTGGGAGACAGCGTCAGCGCGATTTTCACCAAGCGCAAACTCGATCGCGAGGCGCTGGAAGAGCTTGAAGACGTCCTGATCGCGGCCGACCTGGGCGCGGCAGCGGCCATGCAGGTCACTGAACGCCTGGCCAAGGACCGGTTCGACAAGGAAGTTTCCGACGAAGAGGTCCGTGAAGCCCTGGCAGAGGTGGTCGCCGAAACGCTGACGCCGCTGGAGCAAGGGCTGGATCTGAGCGGTGCCCGGCCCCAGGTCGTGCTGTTTGTCGGGGTAAACGGCTCAGGCAAGACCACGACGCTGGGCAAGATTGCGGTCAAGCTGAAGCGCGAGGGTCGCAATCCGATCCTGGCCGCCGGGGACACTTTCCGCGCCGCCGCCATCGAGCAGGTCTCGGTCTGGGGAGAGCGGGCCAAGTCGCCAGTGATCAAACGGGAAATCGGTGCTGATGCGGCAGGTCTCGCCTTCGACGCCATCGACCAGGCCGACCGCGACGGTCATGACGTCGTCTTGATCGACACCGCCGGACGCCTGCAAAACAAGGCGGAGCTGATGGATGAGCTGCGCAAGGTCGTGCGGGTCATCAAGAAGCGCATGCCGGACGCGCCGCATCATGTTGTCCTCGTGCTGGACGGCACGGTCGGCTCCAACGCCGTGTCGCAGGCCCAGGCCTTCCTGGAAGCCTCCGAAGTAACCGGCGTGGTGATGACCAAGCTGGACGGGACCGCCAAGGGCGGCGCCCTGGTCCAGGTCGCCGAGAAGTTCCAGCTGCCAATCCACTATATCGGTATCGGCGAGGGAGAAGAGGACTTACAGCCCTTCTCGGCCCGCGATTTCTCGCGCGCCCTGGCCGGGCTGGAAAGCTAG
- a CDS encoding heme exporter protein CcmB, which yields MSAFGAIFSREAGLAWAGGGGPAGPAAFFLGAITLAPLAIGPAADLLVAVGPGIMGFAALLSVLQSADRLFGDDHADGTAELYLLSGLSLPWLVLAKVMGQALATLWPLPVIGLLGAMMYGVPVLPACVGALALLAAIPALSLIAGFAGALAAGVRRSGLLIALIATPMMVPVLIFAAGAGRSALAGDERALANLLLTVAVSLGTTALAPFGIVAALRSRLG from the coding sequence ATGAGCGCTTTCGGAGCCATTTTCTCCCGCGAAGCCGGGCTGGCCTGGGCGGGCGGCGGCGGTCCTGCCGGACCGGCTGCCTTTTTCCTCGGCGCGATCACGTTGGCGCCGCTGGCCATCGGACCGGCCGCCGACCTGCTGGTTGCGGTGGGACCGGGCATCATGGGTTTCGCGGCCTTGCTGTCAGTGCTGCAATCGGCCGACCGCCTGTTTGGCGATGATCATGCCGATGGCACCGCCGAGCTTTATCTGTTGAGTGGTTTGTCGCTGCCATGGCTGGTGCTGGCCAAGGTCATGGGGCAGGCCTTGGCCACGCTGTGGCCGCTACCCGTGATCGGGCTGCTGGGCGCCATGATGTATGGCGTGCCGGTGCTTCCTGCCTGCGTGGGAGCCCTGGCCCTGCTGGCCGCCATACCGGCGCTGTCCCTGATCGCCGGCTTCGCCGGAGCTCTGGCGGCGGGTGTCCGTCGTAGTGGTTTGCTGATTGCACTGATCGCCACGCCAATGATGGTGCCGGTTCTGATTTTCGCTGCCGGGGCTGGTCGGTCGGCCCTTGCAGGCGATGAGCGGGCGCTGGCCAACCTGCTGCTGACGGTCGCCGTCTCGCTTGGAACAACGGCGCTGGCACCATTCGGGATTGTTGCGGCCTTGCGGAGCCGGTTGGGCTGA